A window from Theropithecus gelada isolate Dixy chromosome 1, Tgel_1.0, whole genome shotgun sequence encodes these proteins:
- the NENF gene encoding neudesin isoform X1, producing the protein MAGPAPGRRLRPLAALALVLALALGLPTARAGQTPRPAERGPPVRLFTEEELARYGGEEEDQPIYLAVKGVVFDVTSGKEFYGRGAPYNALTGKDSTRGVAKMSLDPADLTHDTTGLTAKELEALDEVFTKVYKAKYPIVGYTARRILNEDGSPNLDFKPEDQPHFDIKDEF; encoded by the exons ATGGCGGGCCCCGCGCCGGGGCGGCGGCTGCGGCCGCTGGCAGCGCTGGCCCTGGTCCTAGCGCTGGCCCTGGGGCTGCCCACAGCCCGGGCTGGGCAGACTCCGCGCCCTGCCGAGCGGGGGCCCCCAGTGCGGCTTTTTACCGAGGAGGAGCTGGCCCGCTATGGCGGGGAGGAG GAAGATCAGCCCATCTACTTGGCAGTGAAGGGAGTGGTGTTTGATGTCACCTCCGGAAAGG AGTTTTATGGACGAGGAGCCCCTTACAATGCCTTGACCGGGAAGGACTCCACTAGAGGGGTAGCCAAGATGTCCTTGGATCCTGCAGACCTCACCCATGACACT ACGGGTCTCACGGCCAAGGAACTGGAGGCCCTGGATGAGGTCTTCACCAAAGTGTACAAAGCCAAATACCCCATCGTTGGCTACACAGCCCGGAGAATTCTCAATGAGGATGGCAGCCCTAACCTGGACTTCAAGCCTGAAGACCAGCCCCATTTCGACATCAAGGATGAGTTCTGA
- the NENF gene encoding neudesin isoform X2, producing MAGPAPGRRLRPLAALALVLALALGLPTARAGQTPRPAERGPPVRLFTEEELARYGGEEGFYGRGAPYNALTGKDSTRGVAKMSLDPADLTHDTTGLTAKELEALDEVFTKVYKAKYPIVGYTARRILNEDGSPNLDFKPEDQPHFDIKDEF from the exons ATGGCGGGCCCCGCGCCGGGGCGGCGGCTGCGGCCGCTGGCAGCGCTGGCCCTGGTCCTAGCGCTGGCCCTGGGGCTGCCCACAGCCCGGGCTGGGCAGACTCCGCGCCCTGCCGAGCGGGGGCCCCCAGTGCGGCTTTTTACCGAGGAGGAGCTGGCCCGCTATGGCGGGGAGGAG GGA TTTTATGGACGAGGAGCCCCTTACAATGCCTTGACCGGGAAGGACTCCACTAGAGGGGTAGCCAAGATGTCCTTGGATCCTGCAGACCTCACCCATGACACT ACGGGTCTCACGGCCAAGGAACTGGAGGCCCTGGATGAGGTCTTCACCAAAGTGTACAAAGCCAAATACCCCATCGTTGGCTACACAGCCCGGAGAATTCTCAATGAGGATGGCAGCCCTAACCTGGACTTCAAGCCTGAAGACCAGCCCCATTTCGACATCAAGGATGAGTTCTGA